A region from the Streptosporangium sp. NBC_01756 genome encodes:
- a CDS encoding Dyp-type peroxidase — protein MSEPAQARLELDDIQRGVLSARPTPYAATYILFRIDDRRQGRELMRRASAVVTSAADTVSPLGETWVSIALTYHGLKALGVAQQSLDTFAWEFRQGMAARAHALGDTGQSNPEHWEAPLGTSDVHVVLVALAPDNARLQAAVDRARPAYDALSGVTAIWQQNCHALPTETEPFGYRDGISHPAIAGSGIPGSNTLEEPLKAGEFVLGYPDELGGLQRLQPEVLGRNGSYAAFRKLHQRVGAFRRYLRNNATDPQDEELLAAKIMGRWRSGAPLALSPACDDPGLDTDPYRNSFLYQQDDPAGLITPGGSHIRRANPRDAAVAGVPRLHRMIRRGTVYGPPLPDGVLEDDGVDRGLMFAFIGAHLGRQFEFVQSEWMNDGVFFGSGDAKDPVTGSHDGSGDYTIPRRPVRRRLHALPRFVVTRGGEYCFMPGLTALRWLGDLTD, from the coding sequence ATGAGCGAACCGGCTCAGGCCAGGCTCGAACTCGACGACATCCAGCGCGGTGTGCTCAGCGCCCGGCCGACGCCGTACGCGGCGACCTACATCCTGTTCCGCATCGACGACCGCCGGCAGGGGCGGGAACTGATGCGGCGCGCGAGCGCCGTGGTGACCTCGGCCGCCGACACGGTGAGCCCGCTGGGCGAGACCTGGGTCAGCATCGCCCTCACCTACCACGGCCTCAAAGCGCTCGGCGTCGCTCAGCAATCGCTGGACACCTTCGCCTGGGAATTCCGGCAAGGCATGGCCGCACGCGCCCACGCGCTGGGCGACACCGGCCAGAGCAATCCCGAACACTGGGAGGCTCCGCTGGGCACGTCCGACGTCCACGTGGTGCTGGTCGCGCTCGCCCCCGACAACGCGCGACTGCAGGCCGCCGTCGATCGTGCCCGCCCCGCCTATGACGCCCTCAGCGGCGTGACGGCGATCTGGCAGCAGAACTGCCACGCGCTGCCCACCGAGACCGAGCCCTTCGGCTACCGCGACGGCATCAGCCACCCCGCCATCGCAGGCAGCGGCATCCCCGGATCCAACACGCTGGAAGAGCCGCTCAAGGCCGGCGAATTCGTGCTCGGCTACCCCGACGAGCTCGGCGGCCTCCAGCGTCTCCAACCCGAAGTGCTGGGACGCAACGGCAGCTACGCGGCCTTCCGCAAACTCCATCAGCGCGTCGGCGCCTTCCGGCGCTACCTGAGGAACAACGCCACCGATCCGCAGGATGAGGAACTGCTGGCCGCGAAGATCATGGGCCGCTGGCGCAGCGGCGCCCCCTTGGCCCTCAGCCCGGCATGCGACGATCCCGGCCTCGACACCGACCCGTACCGCAACAGCTTCCTCTACCAGCAGGACGACCCGGCAGGACTCATCACTCCCGGCGGCAGCCACATCCGCCGGGCCAACCCCCGGGACGCGGCGGTGGCGGGCGTACCCCGGCTGCACCGGATGATCAGGCGCGGCACCGTCTACGGCCCGCCGCTGCCCGACGGCGTCCTCGAAGACGACGGGGTCGACCGCGGGCTGATGTTCGCCTTCATCGGCGCGCATCTCGGGCGGCAGTTCGAGTTCGTCCAGTCCGAATGGATGAACGACGGCGTCTTCTTCGGCTCCGGCGACGCCAAAGACCCCGTCACCGGCTCCCACGACGGCTCCGGCGACTACACCATCCCGCGGCGTCCCGTACGGCGGCGCCTGCACGCGCTGCCGCGCTTCGTCGTCACACGCGGCGGCGAATACTGCTTCATGCCCGGGCTGACCGCGCTGCGCTGGCTCGGCGACCTCACCGACTGA
- a CDS encoding DUF4158 domain-containing protein, translating to MPVEFLTDEQAEAYGTFSQVSTRPELERFFFLDDDDRDLIALRRTNAHRLGMAVQICLPALSRRRVKEFVHQGCEGSAVSPRPVP from the coding sequence GTGCCGGTGGAGTTTCTGACTGATGAGCAGGCCGAGGCGTACGGGACGTTCTCCCAGGTGTCCACGCGCCCGGAGCTGGAGCGGTTCTTCTTCCTTGATGACGACGATCGTGACCTGATCGCGCTGCGGCGTACGAACGCGCACCGGCTGGGCATGGCGGTGCAGATCTGCTTGCCCGCGCTCTCGCGCCGCCGGGTCAAGGAGTTCGTCCATCAGGGGTGCGAAGGGAGCGCGGTGTCACCGCGTCCTGTTCCGTGA
- a CDS encoding MarR family winged helix-turn-helix transcriptional regulator: MEEAVRDGVAEQRERLMESLRIYGGHYAELSRRFAAWLGLHSTDATAVLEIAAAEERGTLLSPARLSERISLSTGATTALLNRLEAAGHITRAREHSDRRIVTLRSGAHIQERADEFFGPLAHRLDAAMSHYPPQFLEQVEAFMADLNTTMDSHLTEQDAVTPRSLRTPDGRTP; this comes from the coding sequence ATGGAGGAAGCAGTGCGCGACGGTGTCGCTGAGCAGCGTGAACGGCTGATGGAGTCGCTGAGGATCTACGGCGGCCACTACGCCGAGCTCAGCCGGCGCTTCGCCGCCTGGCTGGGCTTGCACTCCACGGATGCGACCGCGGTCCTGGAGATCGCCGCCGCCGAGGAGCGCGGCACCCTCCTGTCACCGGCGCGGCTGAGCGAGCGGATCTCCCTCTCCACCGGCGCCACCACCGCGCTCCTGAACCGTCTCGAAGCGGCGGGGCACATCACGCGGGCCCGCGAGCACTCCGACCGGCGCATCGTTACGCTGCGCAGCGGAGCACACATCCAGGAACGGGCGGACGAGTTCTTCGGCCCGCTCGCCCACCGCCTCGACGCCGCGATGTCGCACTACCCGCCCCAGTTCCTGGAACAGGTCGAAGCGTTCATGGCCGACCTGAACACCACCATGGACAGCCACCTCACGGAACAGGACGCGGTGACACCGCGCTCCCTTCGCACCCCTGATGGACGAACTCCTTGA
- a CDS encoding MFS transporter, with product MRNLSPTPDEATEPYRWRWLILAVMILAEIMDLLDASIVNVAGPDLERFLGAGSVGLQWVIGGYALTLGAGLVLGGRLGDCYGRRRMFLIGLAAFTVTSLLCAVAPNIESLIAFRLLQGTAGAMLLPQGLGLLRENFSGPELTKVFAIFGPVLGLGGIIGPVLGGFLIEGDFFGLGWRSVFLINLPIGIAALIVAAKFVPKKAGDRTVRVDMTGAALVVISCALLVLPLNQGQESGWPLWTWLSMAASVIGFACFALQQRRTAAAGREPLVTPGLLRKPAFTVGLGGIALFFGGLIGTQLVLTLFLQIGQHFTAGDAGLGNLPLAVGTAIGGAISGAFLADRIGRKVLQIGPLVQLAGAAVLWFELDGLDAASFSIWDIAPGVAVAGIGAGMVIAALFSFILAAVDDDEIGSASGVLSAVQAVGGSIGVAVFGSVFFAQAKTGDFAGGFHRALIVQACLLVVFFAITFLLPKKGRPEEEQHGITPDTAADGSGTKQHLTV from the coding sequence GTGCGTAACCTGTCCCCCACCCCTGACGAGGCGACCGAGCCCTACCGGTGGCGGTGGCTGATCCTGGCGGTGATGATCCTCGCGGAGATCATGGATCTTCTGGACGCCTCGATCGTCAACGTCGCCGGACCGGACCTGGAGAGATTCCTCGGTGCCGGTTCCGTCGGACTGCAATGGGTGATCGGCGGCTACGCCCTCACCTTGGGCGCCGGGCTCGTGCTCGGCGGCCGGCTCGGCGACTGCTACGGCCGGCGCCGGATGTTCCTGATCGGACTTGCAGCCTTCACCGTGACCTCCCTGCTGTGCGCGGTCGCGCCGAACATCGAGTCGCTGATCGCCTTCCGCCTGCTGCAGGGCACCGCCGGAGCGATGCTGCTGCCCCAGGGCCTGGGCCTGCTGCGGGAGAACTTCTCTGGCCCCGAGCTCACCAAGGTCTTCGCGATCTTCGGACCCGTCCTGGGCCTGGGCGGCATCATCGGCCCGGTCCTGGGGGGCTTCCTGATCGAGGGCGACTTCTTCGGCCTGGGCTGGCGGTCGGTGTTCCTGATCAACCTGCCCATCGGCATCGCGGCACTGATCGTCGCCGCGAAGTTCGTGCCCAAGAAGGCGGGCGACCGCACAGTACGGGTCGACATGACCGGCGCCGCCCTGGTCGTGATCTCCTGCGCCCTGCTGGTGCTGCCGCTCAACCAGGGGCAGGAGTCGGGCTGGCCGCTGTGGACGTGGCTGTCCATGGCCGCCTCGGTGATCGGGTTCGCCTGCTTCGCCCTCCAGCAGCGCCGCACGGCCGCCGCGGGCCGCGAGCCGCTGGTGACCCCGGGCCTGCTGCGCAAGCCGGCCTTCACCGTCGGCCTCGGCGGCATCGCCCTGTTCTTCGGCGGACTGATCGGCACCCAGCTCGTGCTGACCCTGTTCCTCCAGATCGGCCAGCACTTCACCGCCGGTGACGCGGGACTGGGCAACCTGCCCCTCGCGGTGGGAACCGCGATAGGCGGCGCCATCAGCGGAGCGTTCCTCGCCGACAGGATCGGCCGCAAGGTGCTCCAGATCGGACCGCTGGTCCAGCTGGCCGGCGCGGCCGTGCTGTGGTTCGAGCTCGACGGCCTCGACGCCGCTTCGTTCTCGATCTGGGACATCGCTCCCGGCGTGGCGGTGGCGGGCATCGGCGCCGGCATGGTGATCGCCGCCCTGTTCAGCTTCATCCTGGCCGCGGTCGACGACGACGAGATCGGATCCGCCTCCGGTGTCCTGTCGGCGGTCCAGGCGGTCGGCGGCTCCATCGGCGTCGCGGTCTTCGGCTCGGTGTTCTTCGCCCAGGCCAAGACCGGTGACTTCGCCGGCGGCTTCCACCGCGCGCTGATCGTCCAGGCATGTCTGCTGGTGGTCTTCTTCGCGATCACCTTCCTGCTGCCCAAGAAGGGCCGCCCCGAAGAAGAGCAGCACGGCATCACCCCCGACACGGCTGCCGACGGCTCCGGCACCAAGCAGCACCTCACCGTCTGA
- a CDS encoding FAD-dependent oxidoreductase: MTINDLRGVLKGRVLLPDDDGFEQAATAWNLTVKQPVAAVAEAADADDVAALVRYARRAGMTVTAQPSGHGASGDVEGLILLRTGLLNEVEVRAQERVVRVGAGVKWGQVLAAAGPLGLTGLSGSAPGVSVTGYTLGGGVGWFSRKYGFASDSVRAIDIVDADGEPGRVTAESDPELFWALRGGGGDFAVVTALELELYPAPVLYGGRVIWPEHRTREVYDAFLEITAEAPRELSVWINRLQPPGAPPMVTLDLAYLGEAAQGEDLLARIDKIEDAISDSRGVIPVADLGAIAAEPTDPAPSIARAELLTGLDADAVELLLAKPVEPLINLQIRHLGGALAEPGGGAGASGAVAEPYLLGLVGLGLPHAADATRAKQAEVVADLEAYISGRKPYTVLSPGETAAKSFSGSAFARLREIKQARDPHNVFRANYPVHG; this comes from the coding sequence ATGACGATCAACGATTTGCGCGGTGTCCTCAAGGGGCGCGTGCTCCTGCCCGATGACGACGGCTTTGAACAGGCGGCCACCGCGTGGAATCTGACCGTCAAGCAGCCGGTGGCGGCCGTGGCGGAGGCCGCGGATGCCGATGACGTGGCGGCGCTCGTGCGTTACGCGCGCCGGGCGGGTATGACGGTGACCGCGCAGCCGAGCGGGCATGGCGCCTCGGGTGATGTGGAAGGCCTGATCCTGTTGCGTACCGGCCTGCTGAACGAGGTGGAGGTACGCGCGCAGGAGCGCGTGGTCCGGGTGGGCGCGGGCGTGAAGTGGGGACAAGTGCTGGCGGCGGCCGGTCCGCTGGGTCTGACCGGCCTGTCCGGCAGCGCGCCGGGGGTCAGCGTGACCGGCTACACCCTGGGCGGTGGGGTCGGCTGGTTCAGCCGCAAGTACGGCTTCGCCTCCGACAGCGTGCGGGCCATCGACATCGTGGACGCCGATGGCGAGCCGGGCCGGGTGACCGCCGAGTCCGATCCCGAGCTGTTCTGGGCGCTGCGCGGCGGTGGCGGGGACTTCGCGGTGGTGACCGCCCTCGAACTCGAGCTGTATCCCGCGCCAGTCCTGTACGGCGGGCGCGTGATCTGGCCGGAGCACCGGACCAGGGAGGTGTACGACGCGTTCCTGGAGATCACCGCCGAGGCGCCACGTGAACTCAGTGTCTGGATCAACCGGCTCCAGCCACCCGGCGCGCCGCCGATGGTCACGCTGGATCTGGCCTACCTGGGTGAGGCGGCTCAGGGGGAGGACCTGCTGGCGCGCATCGACAAGATCGAGGACGCGATCTCCGACAGCCGCGGCGTCATCCCGGTTGCCGACCTGGGCGCCATCGCCGCTGAGCCCACCGATCCGGCCCCGTCCATCGCTCGTGCGGAGTTGCTCACCGGCCTGGACGCGGATGCGGTGGAGCTCCTGCTGGCCAAGCCGGTCGAACCGCTCATCAACCTGCAGATCAGGCACCTGGGCGGGGCGCTCGCCGAGCCGGGCGGCGGGGCAGGTGCGAGCGGCGCGGTGGCTGAGCCGTACCTGCTCGGCCTGGTGGGTCTCGGTCTGCCGCACGCGGCCGATGCGACGCGCGCCAAGCAGGCCGAGGTCGTAGCCGACCTGGAGGCCTACATCAGCGGCCGCAAGCCGTACACCGTGCTGTCTCCCGGTGAGACGGCGGCGAAGTCCTTCTCCGGCAGCGCGTTCGCGCGGCTGCGGGAGATCAAGCAGGCCCGTGACCCGCACAACGTGTTCCGCGCCAACTACCCGGTGCACGGATAG